GACACGGCCGGCGATTCGCTGCAGAAATTCATGGTGGAGAATGCCGCAGTGCGCGGCGAGCTGGTAGAGCTGTCCACCACCTGGCAGCAGGTGCTGACCCATCATCACTATCCGCAGCCGGTGACGACCCTGCTGGGTGAAATGATGGCAGCCGCGGCTTTGATGTCCGCCAACCTGAAATTCAATGGCGTCATCGTCATGCAGATTCACGGCGACGGCCCGGTCCGCCTGCTGGTGGCCGAGTGCGATTCGCAGCTGCACATGCGCGCTACCGCCAAGCTGGCGCCGGACGCGGTGATCGACGACGATGCCAGCATGTCGCAGCTGGTCAACCTGAACGGCCAGGGGCGCTTCGTCATTACGCTCGATCCGCAAGACAAGATGCCAGGCCAGAAACCCTACCAGGGTATCGTGCCGCTGGACGGCGAGAGCGTCTCCACGGTCATCGAAAACTACATGCTGCGCTCGGAACAGCTGGATACCAAACTGTGGCTGGCCGCCGACGATAAGGTTGCACGCGGCCTGCTGCTGCAAAAACTGCCGAATCACGGCGGCATCGATGCACCGGTCAACGACGACCTGGAGACATGGAACCGCTTCATGGCGCTGGGCGGCACCCTGCAGCCGAAAGAAATGCTGACGACCGATATTCAGACCCTGATGCGGCGCCTGTTCTGGGAAGAAAACATCCGCGTGTTCGAGCCGCAGCTGCCTAGTTTCCAATGCAACTGTTCGCGCGAAAAAGTCGGCAACATGCTGAAAATGCTGGGCAAGCCCGAAATCGAGGAAGCCCTGGCGGACCTGGGCAAGCTGGCGGTGGATTGCGATTTCTGCGGCCAGCATTATGAATTCGACAAAGTGGACTGCGCTCACCTGTTCGCTACGGAAGCGCCGGTCGAGGCGCTGCTGACTACCGGGACCAGCAAGCACTAAAACAAAACGGCGCTGCATTATTCAACATAATGCAGCGCCGTGGCTTGATGCAGCGGGCGCTCTTGCCGAGCTGCCCGCAAAAATTCCATATATCAGTGCTGCGGCTTCTTGCCTCGTTCATCCGGAACGGCAACTGCCACCGTCTTCTCCACCGCAGTCAGTTCCGCATTCGGCGGCGCCGGCGCATCGGCCGGATTGCCGTTCGGATCGAGGATCTGGATAAAGATCTCATCCTGCTTGATCATGCCTAGCTCTGTCCGCGCCCGTTCTTCGACGGCACCGGTGCCTTCTTTCAAATCATGCACTTCCGAATCCAGCTTGGCGTTGCGCGCTTTCAGCTCGTCGAGCTTGTCATGCGCGGCATGCACCTGCTGATCCATATCCCAGACGCGCAGCCAGCCGCCCTTGCCTAGCCACAGTGGGTACTGGACCAGTATCAGCAAGGCAGTC
The sequence above is a segment of the Collimonas sp. PA-H2 genome. Coding sequences within it:
- the hslO gene encoding Hsp33 family molecular chaperone HslO; protein product: MDVTTMLETSDTAGDSLQKFMVENAAVRGELVELSTTWQQVLTHHHYPQPVTTLLGEMMAAAALMSANLKFNGVIVMQIHGDGPVRLLVAECDSQLHMRATAKLAPDAVIDDDASMSQLVNLNGQGRFVITLDPQDKMPGQKPYQGIVPLDGESVSTVIENYMLRSEQLDTKLWLAADDKVARGLLLQKLPNHGGIDAPVNDDLETWNRFMALGGTLQPKEMLTTDIQTLMRRLFWEENIRVFEPQLPSFQCNCSREKVGNMLKMLGKPEIEEALADLGKLAVDCDFCGQHYEFDKVDCAHLFATEAPVEALLTTGTSKH
- the ftsB gene encoding cell division protein FtsB; the encoded protein is MRLIAIFLTALLILVQYPLWLGKGGWLRVWDMDQQVHAAHDKLDELKARNAKLDSEVHDLKEGTGAVEERARTELGMIKQDEIFIQILDPNGNPADAPAPPNAELTAVEKTVAVAVPDERGKKPQH